A genomic segment from Corylus avellana chromosome ca5, CavTom2PMs-1.0 encodes:
- the LOC132182425 gene encoding inactive TPR repeat-containing thioredoxin TTL3-like isoform X1 produces MSHSAKPIQEMGIDSLTTRFRDSLGCDQNKPDFRELDLGSPVSPLTTRGSVVNGAAGAATSSCSSSSSGSVSGKNNNTQFAKRSETRPNNHSGELSALSETSPIAPDSLRSVKTTPNSKPGHRRSVSAGPPLIYSGSNNGCGNGATSASSNSTTNVLPSGNIFPPGKILKASTAPRNCISRTDVLGSGTGNYGHGSIIRGGANVTGNIQFAGEAVMVKRAMASTDPEEVKKAGNELYRRGHFVEALSLYDRAVLLSPENAAYRSNRAAALTALGRLGEAVRECEEAVRLEPDYGRAHQRLASLYLRFGQIDYAQRHLCFHGQKPDQAELQKLKSLEKHLTQLADARNIGDWKSAIREADAAMATGADSSPQLVGCKAEGFLKIHQLEEAESILATIPKLDNYPPSCSQTKFFGMLAEAYLLYVQAQVEMALGRFENAVVAVEKAGLIDYSNVEVARVLTTVKMVARARSRGNDLFSSGRFSEACSAYGEGLKYDSSNSVLYCNRAVCWSKLGQWEQSVEDCNQALKIQPNYTKALLRRAVSNAKLERWAEAVRDYEVLRKELPGDSEVAESLQRAQIALKKSCGEEVPSVDFGGEVEEISSLNKFKAAISYPGVSAVHFKVASNEQCEEISPFINMLCVRYPSVKFLKVDVENLLAIAKAEGIRTVPTFKIYRNGEKVMELIRPSHQLLEDSVRNCSL; encoded by the exons ATGTCACATTCTGCAAAACCTATACAAGAAATGGGCATCGATTCTTTGACAACTCGGTTCCGTGACTCTCTTGGTTGCGACCAGAACAAGCCTGATTTCAGAGAACTCGATCTGGGCTCACCCGTCTCTCCCTTGACGACTCGCGGCTCAGTAGTTAATGGCGCTGCTGGTGCAGCCACTTCAAGCTGCAGCTCGAGCTCGTCTGGCTCGGTCTCCGGCAAGAATAACAATACCCAGTTCGCTAAAAGATCGGAAACTAGGCCAAACAACCACTCCGGAGAGCTCTCGGCGTTGTCCGAAACCAGCCCAATTGCCCCCGATAGCCTCCGATCCGTTAAAACTACACCTAATTCAAAACCGGGTCACCGGAGATCGGTCTCGGCCGGACCCCCATTGATCTACTCAGGTAGTAACAATGGCTGTGGCAATGGAGCAACTTCAGCTTCCTCGAATTCGACCACAAATGTGTTACCCAGCGGCAACATTTTCCCCCCTGGGAAGATCTTAAAGGCTTCTACGGCTCCTAGAAATTGCATTTCTAGGACTGATGTTTTGGGTTCTGGGACTGGTAACTATGGCCATGGTAGCATAATACGTGGCGGTGCTAATGTAACTGGGAATATACAGTTTGCAGGAGAAGCAGTAATGGTTAAGCGTGCAATGGCAAGTACGGATCCCGAGGAGGTCAAAAAGGCCGGGAATGAGTTGTACAGGAGGGGGCATTTTGTGGAGGCCTTATCGTTGTATGATCGGGCTGTTTTGTTGTCGCCTGAAAATGCCGCATACCGGAGTAATCGGGCAGCGGCGTTGACGGCGCTGGGGAGATTGGGGGAGGCGGTGAGGGAGTGTGAGGAGGCTGTGAGGTTGGAGCCTGATTATGGAAGGGCGCACCAGAGGCTGGCATCTCTTTATCTCCG TTTTGGGCAAATCGATTATGCCCAGCGCCACCTCTGTTTCCACGGGCAAAAGCCCGATCAAGCAGAGTTGCAGAAGCTAAAATCATTGGAGAAGCATCTGACCCAATTGGCAGATGCCCGAAATATTGGCGATTGGAAGAGTGCAATTAGGGAAGCTGATGCAGCCATGGCAACTGGGGCAGATTCCTCTCCTCAG CTTGTTGGTTGCAAAGCAGAAGGCTTTTTGAAGATCCATCAACTTGAAGAAGCAGAGTCTATCCTAGCAACCATTCCTAAGCTGGATAATTATCCTCCTTCCTGCTCACAAACCAAGTTCTTTGGTATGCTTGCTGAAGCTTACCTTCTGTATGTCCAAGCCCAGGTAGAGATGGCATTGGGAAG GTTTGAGAATGCAGTTGTGGCAGTAGAGAAGGCGGGCCTGATTGATTATAGTAATGTTGAAGTTGCAAGGGTGTTAACTACTGTGAAAATGGTTGCAAGAGCTCGATCCCGGGGTAACGATCTTTTTAGCTCTGGAAGATTTTCTGAAGCCTGCTCAGCTTATGGAGAAGGCCTCAAATATGATAGTTCCAATTCTGTTCTCTACTGTAATAGAGCAGTTTGTTGGTCTAAGCTTGGGCAATGGGAACAATCTGTTGAGGACTGCAACCAAGCCCTCAAAATCCAACCAAATTACACCAAGGCCCTTCTAAGGAGGGCTGTCTCAAATGCAAAG CTGGAACGGTGGGCAGAAGCTGTGAGAGATTATGAGGTCTTGAGGAAGGAACTTCCTGGAGACAGTGAGGTTGCTGAATCTCTACAGCGTGCACAAATTGCATTGAAGAAATCTTGTGGAGAGGAAGTTCCTAGTGTGGACTTTGGTGGTGAAGTAGAAGAAATTTCTAGTCTAAATAAGTTTAAAGCTGCAATATCATATCCTG GTGTTTCAGCAGTTCATTTCAAAGTGGCATCAAATGAACAATGTGAGGAAATATCCCCATTCATAAATATGCTTTGTGTTCGATATCCATCTGTTAAATTTTTGAAG GTGGATGTGGAGAATCTGTTAGCAATAGCAAAAGCTGAGGGCATAAGAACGGTTCCCACATTCAAAATTTACAGGAATGGAGAGAAAGTGATGGAGCTAATCCGCCCAAGCCATCAATTATTGGAGGACTCAGTGAGGAATTGCAGCCTCTAG
- the LOC132182425 gene encoding inactive TPR repeat-containing thioredoxin TTL3-like isoform X2: protein MSHSAKPIQEMGIDSLTTRFRDSLGCDQNKPDFRELDLGSPVSPLTTRGSVVNGAAGAATSSCSSSSSGSVSGKNNNTQFAKRSETRPNNHSGELSALSETSPIAPDSLRSVKTTPNSKPGHRRSVSAGPPLIYSGSNNGCGNGATSASSNSTTNVLPSGNIFPPGKILKASTAPRNCISRTDVLGSGTGNYGHGSIIRGGANVTGNIQFAGEAVMVKRAMASTDPEEVKKAGNELYRRGHFVEALSLYDRAVLLSPENAAYRSNRAAALTALGRLGEAVRECEEAVRLEPDYGRAHQRLASLYLRFGQIDYAQRHLCFHGQKPDQAELQKLKSLEKHLTQLADARNIGDWKSAIREADAAMATGADSSPQLVGCKAEGFLKIHQLEEAESILATIPKLDNYPPSCSQTKFFGMLAEAYLLYVQAQVEMALGRFENAVVAVEKAGLIDYSNVEVARVLTTVKMVARARSRGNDLFSSGRFSEACSAYGEGLKYDSSNSVLYCNRAVCWSKLGQWEQSVEDCNQALKIQPNYTKALLRRAVSNAKLERWAEAVRDYEVLRKELPGDSEVAESLQRAQIALKKSCGEEVPSVDFGGEVEEISSLNKFKAAISYPGVSAVHFKVASNEQCGCGESVSNSKS, encoded by the exons ATGTCACATTCTGCAAAACCTATACAAGAAATGGGCATCGATTCTTTGACAACTCGGTTCCGTGACTCTCTTGGTTGCGACCAGAACAAGCCTGATTTCAGAGAACTCGATCTGGGCTCACCCGTCTCTCCCTTGACGACTCGCGGCTCAGTAGTTAATGGCGCTGCTGGTGCAGCCACTTCAAGCTGCAGCTCGAGCTCGTCTGGCTCGGTCTCCGGCAAGAATAACAATACCCAGTTCGCTAAAAGATCGGAAACTAGGCCAAACAACCACTCCGGAGAGCTCTCGGCGTTGTCCGAAACCAGCCCAATTGCCCCCGATAGCCTCCGATCCGTTAAAACTACACCTAATTCAAAACCGGGTCACCGGAGATCGGTCTCGGCCGGACCCCCATTGATCTACTCAGGTAGTAACAATGGCTGTGGCAATGGAGCAACTTCAGCTTCCTCGAATTCGACCACAAATGTGTTACCCAGCGGCAACATTTTCCCCCCTGGGAAGATCTTAAAGGCTTCTACGGCTCCTAGAAATTGCATTTCTAGGACTGATGTTTTGGGTTCTGGGACTGGTAACTATGGCCATGGTAGCATAATACGTGGCGGTGCTAATGTAACTGGGAATATACAGTTTGCAGGAGAAGCAGTAATGGTTAAGCGTGCAATGGCAAGTACGGATCCCGAGGAGGTCAAAAAGGCCGGGAATGAGTTGTACAGGAGGGGGCATTTTGTGGAGGCCTTATCGTTGTATGATCGGGCTGTTTTGTTGTCGCCTGAAAATGCCGCATACCGGAGTAATCGGGCAGCGGCGTTGACGGCGCTGGGGAGATTGGGGGAGGCGGTGAGGGAGTGTGAGGAGGCTGTGAGGTTGGAGCCTGATTATGGAAGGGCGCACCAGAGGCTGGCATCTCTTTATCTCCG TTTTGGGCAAATCGATTATGCCCAGCGCCACCTCTGTTTCCACGGGCAAAAGCCCGATCAAGCAGAGTTGCAGAAGCTAAAATCATTGGAGAAGCATCTGACCCAATTGGCAGATGCCCGAAATATTGGCGATTGGAAGAGTGCAATTAGGGAAGCTGATGCAGCCATGGCAACTGGGGCAGATTCCTCTCCTCAG CTTGTTGGTTGCAAAGCAGAAGGCTTTTTGAAGATCCATCAACTTGAAGAAGCAGAGTCTATCCTAGCAACCATTCCTAAGCTGGATAATTATCCTCCTTCCTGCTCACAAACCAAGTTCTTTGGTATGCTTGCTGAAGCTTACCTTCTGTATGTCCAAGCCCAGGTAGAGATGGCATTGGGAAG GTTTGAGAATGCAGTTGTGGCAGTAGAGAAGGCGGGCCTGATTGATTATAGTAATGTTGAAGTTGCAAGGGTGTTAACTACTGTGAAAATGGTTGCAAGAGCTCGATCCCGGGGTAACGATCTTTTTAGCTCTGGAAGATTTTCTGAAGCCTGCTCAGCTTATGGAGAAGGCCTCAAATATGATAGTTCCAATTCTGTTCTCTACTGTAATAGAGCAGTTTGTTGGTCTAAGCTTGGGCAATGGGAACAATCTGTTGAGGACTGCAACCAAGCCCTCAAAATCCAACCAAATTACACCAAGGCCCTTCTAAGGAGGGCTGTCTCAAATGCAAAG CTGGAACGGTGGGCAGAAGCTGTGAGAGATTATGAGGTCTTGAGGAAGGAACTTCCTGGAGACAGTGAGGTTGCTGAATCTCTACAGCGTGCACAAATTGCATTGAAGAAATCTTGTGGAGAGGAAGTTCCTAGTGTGGACTTTGGTGGTGAAGTAGAAGAAATTTCTAGTCTAAATAAGTTTAAAGCTGCAATATCATATCCTG GTGTTTCAGCAGTTCATTTCAAAGTGGCATCAAATGAACAAT GTGGATGTGGAGAATCTGTTAGCAATAGCAAAAGCTGA